In a genomic window of Salegentibacter salegens:
- a CDS encoding DUF2490 domain-containing protein, whose product MKKSLLSVVLFSLFISFSANAQIDEDQTGAWYMYFWNTNFGESQWGVQGDIQYRNWDLGGDLEQLLIRGGLTYSPKNADVKFTLGYGNITSGEFGEGNNTSGESRIYQEALLAHKLSDRFYLTHRFRYEQRWVEDQDFRTRYRYNLFLNVPLNQKNLNKNAIYLAFYNEIFINGEREIGDGRSVELFDRNRFYSALGYALKDNLKVQAGYMTQTTNAVSKGQIQLSLHHTF is encoded by the coding sequence ATGAAAAAATCACTCCTTTCCGTAGTTCTATTTAGTCTGTTTATATCCTTTTCCGCCAATGCTCAAATTGATGAAGATCAAACCGGAGCCTGGTATATGTATTTTTGGAACACCAATTTTGGTGAAAGTCAATGGGGCGTGCAGGGAGATATTCAATATAGAAACTGGGATCTTGGTGGAGATTTAGAGCAATTGCTTATTCGTGGCGGACTCACCTATTCACCCAAAAATGCCGATGTAAAATTCACGCTAGGATACGGAAATATTACCTCCGGGGAATTTGGTGAAGGCAACAATACCTCGGGCGAAAGCAGGATTTACCAGGAAGCTTTACTTGCGCATAAATTGAGCGACAGATTTTACCTTACCCACCGTTTTAGGTACGAACAACGCTGGGTAGAAGACCAGGATTTTAGAACTCGTTATCGCTATAATTTATTTCTAAATGTACCTTTAAATCAGAAAAACCTCAACAAAAATGCTATTTATCTAGCGTTCTATAACGAGATTTTCATCAACGGCGAACGGGAAATTGGCGATGGCAGAAGTGTAGAATTATTTGATCGTAACCGTTTCTATTCTGCGTTGGGTTATGCCCTAAAAGACAATTTAAAAGTCCAGGCCGGTTATATGACACAAACTACAAATGCGGTAAGCAAAGGACAAATTCAGCTTAGTCTGCATCATACTTTTTAA
- the pnuC gene encoding nicotinamide riboside transporter PnuC has product MIEDFFTQLTWLQALGTTFGVVQVLLARKNNIHNYLFGIVCILISLFVMYRSKLYADIILNLYYLVMSIYGWFYWRYGKKQEETPISYSSKSEHLKALGIVLSCFTVMSYWLRFHTDSDVPFWDAAVSGFAWAGMWLMAKRKMENWIFLNISNSIAIPLLIYKELYIYAGLTVFLFIVGTSGYFKWRKIIKNEKRQQAASA; this is encoded by the coding sequence ATGATAGAGGATTTCTTTACACAACTTACCTGGCTGCAAGCCCTGGGGACTACTTTTGGCGTAGTGCAGGTTTTGCTGGCACGAAAAAACAACATTCATAATTACTTATTCGGGATTGTCTGCATTCTTATAAGTCTGTTTGTAATGTACCGGTCAAAACTTTATGCCGATATTATTTTAAACCTTTATTACCTTGTCATGAGTATTTATGGCTGGTTTTACTGGAGATATGGCAAGAAGCAAGAAGAAACCCCAATTTCTTATTCCAGTAAATCTGAACACCTTAAAGCCCTGGGAATTGTATTGAGCTGTTTTACAGTAATGAGTTACTGGCTTCGCTTTCATACCGATTCTGATGTTCCTTTTTGGGATGCGGCGGTAAGCGGATTCGCATGGGCGGGGATGTGGCTTATGGCTAAAAGAAAAATGGAGAATTGGATTTTTCTTAATATCAGCAATAGCATCGCTATTCCTTTGCTTATTTATAAAGAATTATACATATATGCCGGCTTAACCGTTTTCCTTTTTATCGTAGGAACTTCGGGGTACTTTAAATGGCGAAAAATTATAAAAAATGAAAAAAGACAACAGGCAGCAAGCGCTTAG
- a CDS encoding cysteine desulfurase-like protein: MDIEFVRSQFPALEREFTFMDNAGGSQTLKKVAERISGYLLHHNVQLGASYKVSREAGEKLNYSTKQVSRFINAGKPEEVVIGPSSSMLLRILSICISKQWQEGDEVIVTNTDHEANVSPWTDLKEKGINIKVWKANPESLELEISDLKKLLGNRTKLVAVTHASNIIGSINPIKEIAKTVHKAGALICVDGVAYAPHRRVDVRKLDVDFYVFSWYKTYGPHLAVMYGKYNQLYKMEGFNHYFFTKKDVPYKFQPGNFNFELTYSLLGIIEYFDQLFKHEFPKEKKADFQVKMDKIFELIGRHEERISKPLINYLAEHPDIKIIGRNTAEREKRVPTISFVHSELSSDQIVEKVDDYRIGIRFGDFYAKKLIEDAGLKEKNGVVRVSLVHYNTLDEVQRLIWILKKVI, from the coding sequence ATGGATATTGAATTTGTAAGAAGTCAGTTTCCCGCGCTTGAAAGGGAGTTTACTTTTATGGATAATGCAGGTGGCTCCCAAACACTAAAGAAGGTTGCCGAACGTATTAGCGGGTATTTATTGCACCATAATGTGCAATTGGGTGCTTCGTATAAAGTTTCCAGGGAAGCTGGAGAAAAACTTAATTACTCCACCAAACAGGTGAGCAGATTTATAAATGCCGGGAAACCGGAAGAAGTGGTAATAGGCCCTTCTTCTTCTATGCTCTTGCGAATTTTAAGCATTTGCATAAGCAAGCAATGGCAGGAAGGAGATGAGGTAATTGTCACCAATACCGATCACGAAGCCAATGTTTCTCCCTGGACCGATTTAAAGGAAAAAGGGATTAATATAAAGGTTTGGAAAGCCAATCCCGAAAGCCTTGAGCTGGAAATAAGCGACTTAAAAAAGCTTTTGGGGAATCGTACGAAACTGGTTGCGGTAACGCATGCATCAAATATTATTGGAAGCATAAACCCTATCAAAGAAATTGCGAAAACTGTGCATAAAGCTGGTGCGCTTATTTGTGTAGATGGGGTTGCCTATGCACCACACCGAAGGGTAGATGTTCGCAAACTCGATGTAGATTTTTATGTTTTTAGCTGGTATAAAACCTACGGACCGCATTTGGCTGTGATGTATGGCAAATACAATCAGTTGTACAAAATGGAAGGGTTTAACCACTACTTTTTTACTAAAAAGGATGTGCCTTATAAGTTTCAGCCAGGAAATTTCAATTTTGAACTGACTTATAGTTTACTGGGAATTATCGAATATTTTGATCAGTTATTTAAACACGAATTTCCAAAGGAAAAGAAAGCCGATTTTCAGGTGAAAATGGATAAGATATTTGAGCTTATTGGCCGGCACGAAGAGCGAATAAGCAAGCCTTTAATAAATTATTTAGCTGAACATCCTGACATTAAAATAATTGGCCGAAATACTGCAGAAAGAGAAAAAAGAGTCCCTACAATTTCGTTTGTGCATAGTGAACTCTCTAGCGATCAAATAGTTGAAAAGGTTGATGATTATCGAATAGGAATAAGATTTGGTGATTTCTATGCCAAAAAACTTATTGAAGATGCAGGTTTAAAAGAGAAAAACGGCGTTGTGAGAGTAAGTTTAGTGCATTACAACACCCTTGATGAAGTGCAACGATTAATTTGGATTTTAAAGAAGGTGATTTAG
- a CDS encoding S9 family peptidase, producing MKKPLQNLFNFKFQLFFLLFISFSFTGISQTSELSVEKIMQDPNWMGTFPSNVKWSADSETIYFDYNPEKNAQDSLYKIELKNSSKISKVSLEEEREIIPSYGEFNKNRSKKIFSKDGNLVIYDVKSGETTQLLDLSEAIGNAEFLADENKISFNASDNAFIYDSKSGSIKQLTNIADGKAEEEKEDKTSEKDTWVKDENLELLEVVNQRKTEKESREAYREATAKKEAYTFYLEDRDLSNLQVSPNGKFATFKLITRERNGSTDVPNYVDESGYTANLPARSKVGEDKTSIELAIYNFEKDTVYTIKTDDLPGITDLPDYVKDYPDKEWEETEREVAPTTVYFSDNGEHAVVNLRSKDNKDRWIAKIDLETGALNTLNRQRDEAWIAGPGIGYAYYGGEEMGWLPDNKHIYFQSEETGYSHLYLLDVTTGNKKALTEGDFEVFDPELSNNKKHWFLTTSEVGPGERHFYKMPVMGGKMEKLTQMEGNNNVYLSPDEKNMAILHSYSNKPWELYLKKTRANAEAKQLTEGQSEAFSNYDWREPELIEFEAEDGAMVPARLYKPEADVKNDAAVVFVHGAGYLQNAHKWWSSYFREYMFHNLLTDLGYTVIDIDYRGSAGYGRDWRTGIYRHMGGKDLSDQVDGVEYLVENHGINPEKVGIYGGSYGGFITLMGMFNEPETFQAGAALRSVTDWAHYNHGYTSNILNEPAADPIAYRRSSPIYFAEGLEGDLLIAHGMVDVNVHFQDVVRLSQRLIELGKENWEMAIYPVEDHGFVEPSSWTDEYRRILELFNESLLD from the coding sequence ATGAAAAAACCGCTACAAAATCTCTTCAATTTTAAATTTCAGCTTTTCTTTTTACTATTTATCAGTTTCAGTTTTACCGGAATTTCGCAAACAAGTGAACTTTCCGTAGAAAAAATTATGCAGGATCCTAATTGGATGGGCACTTTCCCATCTAACGTGAAATGGAGCGCCGATAGCGAAACCATCTATTTTGATTATAATCCTGAAAAAAATGCCCAGGATTCGCTTTATAAAATTGAATTGAAAAATTCTTCAAAAATCAGTAAAGTGAGTTTGGAAGAAGAACGAGAAATAATTCCTTCATACGGCGAATTCAATAAAAATCGAAGCAAAAAGATTTTTAGCAAAGATGGAAACCTGGTAATTTACGATGTAAAATCTGGTGAAACTACACAACTATTAGACCTTTCAGAAGCTATTGGTAATGCTGAATTTTTAGCAGACGAAAATAAAATCAGCTTTAACGCCAGTGATAATGCTTTTATATACGACAGTAAATCGGGAAGTATAAAACAACTCACCAATATCGCTGACGGCAAGGCTGAAGAAGAAAAAGAAGATAAAACCTCTGAAAAAGATACCTGGGTAAAAGATGAAAATCTGGAACTTCTGGAAGTTGTAAATCAACGTAAAACCGAAAAAGAAAGCAGGGAGGCCTACCGCGAAGCCACGGCTAAAAAAGAGGCTTATACTTTTTACCTGGAAGATCGGGATCTAAGTAATCTACAGGTTTCTCCCAATGGCAAATTCGCCACATTTAAGCTTATTACCCGCGAGCGAAATGGTAGTACCGATGTACCCAATTATGTAGACGAGTCTGGCTATACCGCTAATCTGCCTGCCAGAAGTAAAGTTGGCGAAGATAAAACCAGTATCGAACTGGCTATCTACAATTTTGAAAAGGATACGGTTTATACTATAAAAACAGACGATTTACCAGGAATCACCGATTTACCCGATTACGTAAAAGATTATCCCGATAAAGAATGGGAAGAAACCGAAAGGGAGGTGGCTCCTACCACGGTTTACTTTTCAGACAATGGCGAACACGCGGTGGTAAACCTTCGTTCTAAAGACAATAAAGACCGCTGGATTGCTAAAATTGATTTAGAAACCGGAGCGTTAAATACTTTAAATCGCCAGCGGGACGAAGCCTGGATTGCAGGACCGGGAATTGGTTACGCATATTATGGAGGTGAAGAAATGGGTTGGTTGCCCGATAATAAACATATTTATTTTCAGAGTGAAGAAACCGGGTATTCGCATTTGTATTTATTAGACGTAACTACGGGTAATAAAAAAGCGCTAACCGAAGGTGATTTTGAAGTTTTTGACCCCGAACTTTCCAATAATAAAAAGCATTGGTTCTTAACAACTTCTGAAGTTGGACCGGGCGAACGTCATTTTTATAAAATGCCGGTTATGGGCGGAAAAATGGAAAAACTTACCCAAATGGAAGGAAATAACAATGTCTACCTTTCTCCCGATGAAAAAAATATGGCCATTTTACATTCCTACAGCAACAAGCCGTGGGAATTATATTTAAAGAAAACCAGGGCAAATGCTGAAGCCAAACAATTAACCGAAGGACAATCTGAAGCATTTAGCAATTATGATTGGCGCGAACCAGAATTAATAGAATTTGAAGCCGAAGATGGCGCGATGGTACCGGCGAGGTTATACAAGCCAGAAGCAGATGTTAAAAATGATGCTGCGGTAGTTTTTGTGCACGGTGCGGGTTACCTGCAAAACGCTCACAAATGGTGGAGCAGCTATTTTAGAGAATATATGTTCCATAATTTATTAACCGATCTTGGTTACACTGTAATCGATATTGATTACCGCGGAAGTGCAGGTTATGGCCGGGACTGGCGTACAGGAATTTACCGCCATATGGGTGGAAAAGACCTTTCTGACCAGGTTGACGGAGTAGAGTATTTAGTTGAAAATCACGGCATAAATCCTGAAAAAGTTGGAATATACGGAGGCAGTTACGGAGGTTTTATTACCCTTATGGGAATGTTTAACGAACCCGAAACTTTTCAAGCCGGCGCTGCTTTAAGATCGGTTACCGATTGGGCGCATTATAATCACGGCTATACTTCTAACATTTTAAATGAACCTGCGGCAGATCCTATTGCTTATAGACGCTCTTCCCCAATTTATTTTGCTGAAGGGCTGGAAGGAGATTTATTGATCGCCCACGGAATGGTAGATGTAAATGTTCATTTTCAGGATGTGGTGAGGCTTTCCCAACGTTTAATTGAACTTGGCAAAGAAAATTGGGAAATGGCAATTTATCCCGTAGAAGATCACGGTTTTGTTGAACCCAGCAGTTGGACCGATGAGTACCGCAGAATCCTGGAATTGTTTAACGAAAGCCTTTTAGACTAA
- a CDS encoding DUF1028 domain-containing protein has protein sequence MKQSLLFFTLIFISTLNSKAQTSKISGDAFAHTYSIVARDAKTGEMAVGVQSHWFSVGPLVAWGKSGVGVVATQSFVNPAFGPEGLKLLNKGYTPEEAIETLINNDEGRDFRQLAILGKSGENAAYTGQKCVAEADHLNGDNFSVQANMMLNDDVVPAMAQAFTENVNLPLAERVVAVLKAAQNAGGDIRGKQSAALIVVGPDKVEEIWKDKKIDLRVDDHENPIQELDRLLKTARAYEFMNRGDLAMEEGNVEKALEEYGTAESMFPDNLEMRFWKAVALANSDRLQEAKQIFDRIFDEDENWRTMLKRLPKAGLIDVTKEELETLTK, from the coding sequence ATGAAGCAATCTTTACTTTTTTTCACTTTAATATTTATTTCAACTTTAAATAGCAAAGCCCAAACTTCTAAAATTAGCGGAGACGCGTTTGCACATACTTATTCTATTGTAGCTCGCGATGCCAAAACCGGAGAAATGGCTGTTGGAGTGCAAAGTCACTGGTTTTCGGTAGGACCATTGGTAGCCTGGGGAAAATCGGGAGTTGGCGTAGTTGCCACGCAGTCTTTTGTAAATCCCGCTTTTGGACCCGAAGGACTTAAACTTTTAAACAAAGGCTACACACCAGAAGAAGCTATAGAAACACTTATTAATAATGATGAAGGTCGTGATTTTAGGCAATTAGCCATCCTGGGGAAATCTGGAGAAAATGCAGCCTATACCGGTCAAAAATGTGTAGCAGAAGCTGACCACCTGAACGGAGATAATTTTTCGGTTCAGGCCAATATGATGCTTAATGACGACGTTGTACCGGCGATGGCCCAGGCATTTACCGAAAATGTGAACCTACCTTTAGCCGAAAGAGTTGTAGCGGTTTTAAAAGCTGCACAGAACGCAGGGGGAGATATCCGCGGGAAGCAATCGGCGGCATTAATTGTGGTGGGACCAGATAAAGTTGAAGAAATCTGGAAAGACAAAAAAATAGATCTTAGAGTAGATGATCACGAAAATCCCATACAAGAATTAGATCGTTTGTTAAAAACCGCCAGGGCTTACGAATTTATGAACCGTGGTGATCTCGCTATGGAAGAAGGTAATGTAGAGAAAGCTTTGGAAGAATATGGAACTGCAGAAAGTATGTTTCCTGATAACCTGGAAATGCGTTTCTGGAAAGCGGTGGCACTAGCCAATAGCGATCGTTTACAAGAAGCTAAACAAATATTTGATAGAATCTTTGATGAAGACGAAAACTGGAGAACAATGCTGAAGCGTTTGCCAAAAGCCGGACTTATAGATGTCACCAAAGAGGAATTGGAGACGCTTACAAAGTAA
- a CDS encoding IS1595 family transposase, with product MIPSDFRDFFVNSPATVQQEIVASLLSLSLQESEVKDSNEAKAVTCPHCSEKRVRANGKLKGVQRYVCNGCKKNFSETTGKFWYNIKKKEKLNRYLYCLLSGYSIRKSAEETEISIQTSFDWRHKLLTSFSSVSVEEFQGIVESDDLFFAYSEKGGRHLGRKPKMRGEKASKAGISDEKVAVVATCDRSGNKDFKVATRGRISKEDLNRILKGKLDKADVLCSDSHRSYGAFAKANTIAHKKFNTSKGQRTVDKVYHVQNVNNMDMRLRKFMDSFNGVATKYLQNYLNWFLVLEKIKNSTSKMATVTAIAFASNSAWYEYKQQLFNMLIRT from the coding sequence ATGATACCTTCAGATTTCAGGGATTTTTTCGTTAATAGTCCAGCGACTGTTCAACAAGAGATAGTGGCTTCGTTGCTATCATTGTCTTTGCAAGAAAGTGAAGTAAAGGACAGCAACGAGGCAAAAGCAGTTACCTGTCCTCATTGCTCAGAAAAGCGTGTTCGTGCCAATGGCAAGCTCAAAGGCGTTCAACGCTATGTTTGCAATGGCTGTAAGAAGAATTTCAGTGAGACCACAGGTAAGTTTTGGTATAATATAAAAAAGAAAGAGAAGTTAAATCGGTATTTATACTGTTTGTTGTCGGGCTACAGTATCAGGAAAAGTGCAGAAGAGACGGAGATATCAATTCAAACGTCCTTTGATTGGAGACATAAATTGCTCACGTCATTTTCCAGTGTTTCGGTAGAAGAGTTTCAGGGCATAGTCGAAAGCGATGACCTGTTCTTTGCCTACTCAGAAAAAGGAGGACGTCATTTAGGTAGAAAACCGAAAATGCGAGGAGAAAAAGCAAGCAAAGCAGGCATAAGTGATGAAAAAGTAGCTGTAGTGGCAACTTGTGATAGATCTGGAAACAAAGACTTTAAAGTGGCCACAAGAGGTCGTATCAGTAAAGAGGATCTGAATAGAATACTTAAAGGGAAACTTGATAAAGCTGACGTACTCTGCAGCGACAGCCATAGAAGTTATGGTGCTTTTGCAAAAGCCAACACAATTGCCCATAAAAAGTTCAACACCTCAAAGGGACAGCGAACCGTAGATAAGGTGTACCATGTCCAGAATGTAAACAATATGGATATGAGATTGAGAAAGTTCATGGATTCTTTCAATGGGGTAGCTACAAAATACTTACAGAATTACTTGAATTGGTTCTTGGTACTTGAAAAAATCAAGAACTCAACCAGTAAAATGGCAACAGTTACAGCCATTGCCTTTGCTTCAAATAGCGCATGGTACGAGTACAAACAACAACTATTCAATATGCTAATTAGAACTTAG
- a CDS encoding M20/M25/M40 family metallo-hydrolase produces the protein MRHIHLRTKLSKLEELAHELVDVVGPRLVGTPQMKNAHNWAVKKYDSWGISAENEEYGTWRGWERGITHIDLVEPRLRTLQGRQLAWSPSTGKKGVTAEVVILPEASDSTAFANMLSSVKGKFVMISVNEPTGRPPYNWEEWATEKSWENMQESIKEADSLWRNRIEKTGYGYRELPKALEEAGAAGIVTSNWSHGFGANKVFGAYTSEIPTIDLNLEDYGLLYRLAENDNAPKIKVVAQSKDLGEVPTLNTIARIEGSEKPEEYIILSAHFDSWDGGTGATDNATGTIVMMETMRILKKLYPNPKRTIIAGHWGSEEQGLNGSRAFVKDNPEIVANVQALFNQDNGTGRVKNISGQGFLHAYDFIGSWLEPVPQEIKGEIETSFPGTPSSGGTDHASFVAAGAPAFMLSSLSWSYWNYTWHTNLDTYDKIVFDDVRSNVILTAIMTYMASEDPETTSREKAVLPISRRSGEQMTWPEPRDAERKGGLD, from the coding sequence ATAAGACATATTCATCTTAGAACAAAGCTTTCAAAATTAGAAGAACTTGCCCACGAACTTGTAGACGTGGTAGGCCCAAGATTAGTGGGAACACCACAAATGAAAAACGCGCACAATTGGGCGGTAAAGAAATATGATAGTTGGGGAATTTCAGCGGAAAATGAGGAATATGGCACCTGGCGTGGCTGGGAGCGGGGAATTACTCATATTGACCTTGTAGAACCAAGATTGCGAACACTACAGGGGCGACAATTGGCCTGGAGCCCTTCCACAGGAAAAAAAGGAGTGACCGCAGAGGTGGTTATTTTACCGGAAGCTTCAGATTCTACAGCTTTTGCCAATATGCTTTCTTCAGTTAAAGGAAAATTTGTGATGATCTCGGTAAACGAGCCTACCGGAAGACCTCCATACAACTGGGAAGAATGGGCAACCGAAAAATCCTGGGAAAATATGCAGGAAAGTATAAAAGAAGCCGATTCTTTGTGGAGAAACCGAATTGAAAAAACCGGTTATGGTTACCGGGAATTGCCAAAAGCACTTGAAGAAGCAGGTGCAGCCGGAATTGTAACTTCTAACTGGTCTCACGGGTTTGGTGCTAATAAAGTTTTTGGCGCGTATACCAGTGAAATTCCAACTATAGATCTTAATTTGGAAGATTACGGCTTGCTATACCGTTTAGCTGAAAATGATAATGCTCCTAAAATTAAAGTGGTTGCTCAATCTAAAGATCTTGGAGAAGTACCTACGCTTAATACTATTGCCAGAATTGAAGGCAGCGAAAAACCTGAGGAATATATTATTCTTTCAGCGCATTTTGATTCCTGGGATGGTGGAACCGGCGCTACCGATAACGCTACCGGAACTATCGTAATGATGGAAACTATGCGGATTCTTAAAAAACTTTATCCAAACCCAAAGCGTACTATTATCGCAGGCCATTGGGGAAGTGAAGAGCAGGGGCTTAATGGTTCTCGCGCTTTTGTAAAAGATAATCCGGAAATTGTGGCTAATGTGCAGGCTCTATTTAATCAGGATAATGGAACAGGGAGAGTGAAAAATATTAGCGGACAGGGATTTTTGCACGCTTACGATTTTATTGGAAGTTGGTTAGAACCTGTTCCGCAGGAAATTAAAGGAGAAATTGAAACTTCTTTTCCGGGAACACCTTCCAGCGGTGGAACTGACCATGCTTCTTTTGTAGCTGCTGGTGCGCCTGCATTTATGCTTAGTTCTTTAAGTTGGTCTTACTGGAATTATACCTGGCACACTAATTTAGATACGTACGATAAAATTGTTTTTGACGATGTGAGAAGCAATGTGATCTTAACCGCCATTATGACCTATATGGCCAGCGAAGATCCTGAAACTACATCGAGAGAGAAAGCTGTTCTACCAATTAGCAGAAGATCTGGCGAGCAAATGACCTGGCCAGAACCAAGAGATGCCGAGAGAAAAGGTGGGTTGGATTAA